Proteins encoded within one genomic window of Humulus lupulus chromosome 1, drHumLupu1.1, whole genome shotgun sequence:
- the LOC133821114 gene encoding uncharacterized protein LOC133821114 produces the protein MDSVNMFDIYSTPETPAAPPSKKKASKRHPGESSKAPKAKKPRNPGPTEDGPSTNATPPSPHEQQTPPAPAGSTPPLAAPTNQTQQAGPASTGGNITSRAFRSVKDRIAKIVKHDCCREAMAATEAMDVDQAMLTLTAGRLRSGAVTEQAKSLEQRHADELKAAEAKYAEQLAVVLEEKNKLDEEFKEKQKSLGKAIDQRDQFKESNRFNYRATKQLEEDLAAKTSSSLAVLLDWQRKKEQGFLLPLRSRLPLGWTV, from the exons ATGGACTCCGTTAACATGTTCGACATTTACAGCACTCCCGAGACTCCTGCGGCTCCCCCGAGCAAAAAGAAGGCAAGCAAAAGGCACCCTGGGGAAAGCAGCAAAGCGCCCAAGGCTAAGAAGCCTCGCAATCCAGGCCCCACGGAGGACGGGCCCTCAACCAATGCAACTCCACCTTCTCCTcacgagcagcagactccccctgctccagcCGGATCGACTCCACCTCTAGCGGCCCCAACTAACCAGACTCAGCAGGCCGGTCCTGCTTCAACTGGGGGCAACATAACTAGTCGCGCCTTCAGATCGGTGAAGGATAGGATCGCGAAAATTGTAAAGCACGACTGCTGTCGAGAGGCGATGGCCGCGACAGAGGCGATGGACGTTGACCAG GCAATGCTGACTCTTACTGCTGGCCGCCTTCGCTCTGGTGCTGTTACCGAGCAGGCCAAATCTTTGGAGCAACGACATGCTGATGAACTCAAGGCTGCCGAAGCGAAATATGCCGAACAACTTGCAgtggtgctcgaggagaagaataagCTGGATGAGGAGTTTAAGGAGAAGCAAAAGTCTCTGGGCAAAGCCATCGATCAGAgggaccagttcaaggagtctaaccgcttcAATTACCGTGCGACTAAACAGCTTGAGGAGGACTTGGCTGCGA AGACGTCGAGCTCGCTCGCTGTGCTGCTCGACTGGCAGAGGAAGAAAGAGCAAggattcctgcttcccctgaGATCTCGCTTGCCACTGGGATGGACGGtgtaa